The following coding sequences are from one Streptomyces sp. NBC_01294 window:
- a CDS encoding N-acetylglucosamine kinase, whose protein sequence is MTRTTRMSLPSVLAVDAGNSKTDVALIAADGTVLGTGRSGGFQPPRHGVEAAVDVLGQAVAEAVAAAGLPAAGPGSPYAARVSACLANADLPVEERRLADAIGARGWGAATDVRNDTFAVLRAGVDEPRGVAVVCGAGINCVGMTPDGRTARFPALGRISGDWGGGGSLAEEALWCAARAEDGRGGATELARALPAHLGHDSMASLIEALHLGGVPHGRRHELTAVLFAVAAAGDPVALSLVHRQADEIVAMASVALSRLGLLDEEVPVVLGGGVLAARHPQLNDRIATALTARAPRALITVITAPPVLGAGLLGLDAVGSPPGAHEKLRTHFG, encoded by the coding sequence ATGACCCGCACGACCCGCATGAGCCTGCCTTCGGTGCTGGCGGTCGACGCGGGCAACAGCAAGACCGACGTGGCGCTGATCGCCGCCGACGGCACCGTGCTGGGCACCGGCCGGTCCGGGGGCTTCCAGCCTCCGCGCCACGGCGTGGAGGCGGCGGTGGACGTCCTCGGACAGGCCGTCGCCGAGGCGGTGGCCGCCGCCGGACTGCCCGCGGCCGGGCCCGGATCCCCGTACGCCGCCCGGGTGTCGGCGTGCCTGGCCAACGCCGACCTGCCGGTGGAGGAGCGCCGGCTCGCGGACGCGATCGGCGCGCGCGGCTGGGGCGCGGCCACCGACGTGCGCAACGACACCTTCGCCGTCCTGCGGGCCGGCGTGGACGAGCCCCGCGGTGTCGCGGTGGTGTGCGGGGCGGGCATCAACTGCGTGGGGATGACCCCGGACGGGCGGACCGCGCGCTTCCCCGCCCTCGGCCGGATCTCCGGCGACTGGGGCGGCGGGGGCAGCCTGGCCGAGGAGGCCCTGTGGTGCGCGGCCCGGGCCGAGGACGGGCGGGGCGGGGCGACGGAGCTGGCCCGGGCGCTTCCCGCGCACCTCGGCCACGACTCGATGGCCTCGCTGATCGAGGCGCTGCACCTGGGCGGCGTCCCGCACGGCCGGCGGCACGAGCTGACCGCGGTGCTGTTCGCGGTGGCGGCCGCCGGGGACCCGGTGGCGCTGTCGCTGGTGCACCGCCAGGCGGACGAGATCGTGGCGATGGCGTCGGTGGCGCTGTCCCGTCTGGGCCTGCTCGACGAGGAGGTCCCGGTGGTCCTGGGCGGCGGCGTCCTGGCGGCCCGGCACCCCCAGCTCAACGACCGGATCGCGACGGCCCTCACCGCCCGGGCCCCGCGCGCCCTGATCACCGTGATCACGGCCCCGCCGGTGCTGGGCGCCGGGCTCCTGGGCCTGGACGCGGTCGGCTCCCCTCCCGGGGCCCACGAAAAACTCCGTACCCATTTCGGATGA
- a CDS encoding protein phosphatase 2C domain-containing protein: MSMHRLSGCPSCAEPLEEGDRFCGVCGYAVTAPPPAASRDHPTLPIPQAPPAPPAPPVAAGPGAGPAAGGYGVPAPSASPGVSHGAAEPAPGWGSVAAAAPTLVGDPADWALAPAEPAAESAPGPAGAPYAAAGHEDPYDTATPPDGTPWGAAEHAYGAGAQAPQAARYDLPGDATPPEGTAYPAQPAGDPYAAEPAPEPAYGTPPQPGAAEGGKTCVACRAGHVDTDGYCEHCGHAQPRERDHLEEELGSVAAVSDRGLRHHRNEDSFAVAATALPDGSAATVAIVCDGVSSASRPDEASAAAAGAANEALLEALPRGTHPQEAMHEAILAAAAAVNALAPEVPGAQNAPACTLVGAVVSGGLLTIGWVGDSRAYWVPDDRAALPRRLTEDDSWAAQMVAAGLMGEAEAYADVRAHAITGWLGADAYELEPHTATFKPDHPGVVVVCTDGLWNYAESAREMAQVLPADAAVRPLHSAQVLVGHALDGGGHDNVTVAVVPFATQEPGPAAEPGPAARPEPEVEARPQV; the protein is encoded by the coding sequence ATGTCGATGCATCGGCTGTCGGGCTGCCCCAGCTGCGCGGAACCCCTGGAGGAGGGTGACCGTTTCTGCGGCGTCTGCGGCTACGCCGTGACCGCTCCTCCCCCGGCTGCGTCCAGGGACCACCCGACCCTCCCGATCCCGCAGGCGCCACCGGCTCCCCCGGCGCCGCCGGTCGCCGCCGGACCGGGTGCGGGCCCCGCCGCGGGCGGCTACGGGGTCCCGGCCCCCAGTGCCTCCCCCGGCGTCTCCCACGGCGCCGCCGAACCCGCCCCCGGCTGGGGCAGCGTGGCCGCGGCCGCGCCGACGCTGGTGGGCGACCCCGCCGACTGGGCGCTGGCCCCGGCGGAACCGGCGGCGGAATCCGCACCGGGCCCGGCCGGAGCCCCGTACGCGGCGGCCGGCCACGAGGACCCGTACGACACCGCCACGCCGCCGGACGGGACGCCGTGGGGCGCCGCGGAGCATGCGTACGGCGCCGGGGCGCAGGCGCCCCAGGCCGCCCGGTACGACCTGCCCGGCGACGCCACTCCCCCGGAGGGCACCGCGTATCCCGCGCAGCCCGCGGGCGACCCGTACGCCGCCGAGCCCGCCCCCGAGCCGGCGTACGGCACCCCGCCCCAGCCCGGCGCGGCGGAGGGCGGGAAGACGTGCGTCGCCTGCCGGGCCGGACACGTCGACACCGACGGGTACTGCGAGCACTGCGGGCACGCACAGCCCCGGGAGCGCGACCACCTCGAAGAGGAGCTCGGGAGCGTCGCCGCCGTCAGCGACCGGGGGCTGCGCCACCACCGCAACGAGGACTCGTTCGCGGTGGCCGCCACCGCCCTGCCCGACGGCTCCGCCGCCACCGTGGCCATCGTGTGCGACGGCGTCTCCTCCGCGAGCCGCCCCGACGAGGCCTCGGCCGCCGCGGCCGGCGCCGCCAACGAGGCGCTGCTCGAAGCGCTGCCCCGCGGCACCCACCCCCAGGAGGCCATGCACGAGGCGATCCTGGCCGCCGCGGCCGCGGTGAACGCGCTGGCCCCGGAGGTCCCCGGCGCGCAGAACGCCCCCGCCTGCACCCTGGTGGGCGCGGTCGTCAGCGGCGGCCTGCTCACCATCGGCTGGGTGGGCGACAGCCGGGCGTACTGGGTGCCCGACGACCGGGCCGCCCTGCCCCGCCGCCTCACCGAGGACGACTCCTGGGCCGCCCAGATGGTCGCCGCGGGCCTGATGGGCGAGGCCGAGGCCTACGCCGACGTCCGCGCGCACGCCATCACCGGGTGGCTGGGCGCCGACGCGTACGAACTCGAACCGCACACCGCGACCTTCAAGCCGGACCACCCCGGTGTGGTGGTGGTCTGCACCGACGGACTGTGGAACTACGCGGAGTCCGCGCGGGAGATGGCCCAGGTGCTGCCCGCCGACGCCGCGGTCCGCCCGCTGCACAGCGCGCAGGTGCTGGTGGGACACGCGCTCGACGGCGGCGGCCACGACAACGTCACCGTGGCCGTCGTGCCGTTCGCCACGCAGGAACCGGGACCCGCGGCGGAGCCGGGCCCGGCGGCACGACCGGAACCGGAAGTGGAAGCGCGCCCGCAGGTCTGA
- a CDS encoding 6-phospho-beta-glucosidase has translation MKLAVVGGGSTYTPELIDGFARLRDTLPVSELVLIDPATERLELIGGLARRIFARQGHPGRVTTTADLDAGVEGADAVLIQLRVGGQAARLRDETWPLECGCVGQETTGAGGLAKALRTVPVVLDIAERVRRASPDAWIIDFTNPVGIVTRALLQAGHKAVGLCNVAIGFQRKFAALLELAPADVHLDHVGLNHLTWEFGVRRGGPDGEDLLARLLADHGEAVAADLHLPRAVLDRLGVVPSYYLRYFYAHDEVVRELGTRPSRAAEVAAMERELLALYGDPALDEKPALLAKRGGAFYSEAAVDLAASLLGDGGPAFQVVNTRNDGTLPFLPDDAVIEVQARVRGTNGSGPRPLPVPRLDPLFAGLLSHVTAYEDLALDAALRGGRDRVCKALLAHPLVGQFDLAEGLTDRLLAHNKEHLPWA, from the coding sequence CGACACCCTGCCCGTCAGCGAGCTCGTACTGATCGACCCGGCCACCGAACGGCTGGAGCTGATCGGCGGCCTGGCCCGGCGGATCTTCGCCCGGCAGGGACACCCCGGCCGCGTCACCACCACCGCCGACCTCGACGCGGGGGTCGAGGGGGCCGACGCGGTCCTGATCCAGCTGCGCGTCGGCGGGCAGGCCGCCCGGCTGCGGGACGAGACCTGGCCGCTGGAGTGCGGCTGCGTGGGGCAGGAGACCACGGGCGCGGGCGGGCTCGCCAAGGCGCTGCGCACCGTCCCGGTCGTCCTCGACATCGCCGAGCGGGTCCGGCGGGCCAGCCCGGACGCGTGGATCATCGACTTCACCAACCCGGTCGGGATCGTCACCCGGGCCCTGCTCCAGGCCGGGCACAAGGCGGTCGGGCTGTGCAACGTCGCCATCGGCTTCCAGCGGAAGTTCGCGGCCCTGCTGGAGCTGGCACCGGCCGACGTCCACCTCGACCACGTGGGCCTGAACCACCTCACGTGGGAGTTCGGCGTGCGCAGGGGCGGCCCCGACGGCGAGGACCTGCTGGCGCGGCTGCTGGCCGATCACGGCGAGGCCGTCGCCGCGGACCTCCACCTGCCGCGGGCGGTGCTGGACCGGCTCGGCGTCGTCCCCTCCTACTACCTGCGCTACTTCTACGCCCACGACGAGGTCGTACGGGAACTCGGCACCAGGCCCTCGCGGGCCGCCGAGGTCGCCGCGATGGAACGAGAACTGCTCGCCCTGTACGGGGACCCCGCGCTGGATGAGAAGCCGGCCCTGCTGGCCAAGCGGGGCGGCGCCTTCTACTCGGAGGCCGCCGTGGACCTGGCGGCCTCGCTGCTGGGCGACGGCGGCCCGGCCTTCCAGGTGGTCAACACCCGCAACGACGGCACACTGCCCTTCCTGCCGGACGACGCGGTCATCGAGGTGCAGGCGCGTGTCCGGGGCACGAACGGCTCCGGCCCGCGGCCGCTGCCGGTGCCGCGGCTGGACCCGCTGTTCGCCGGGCTGCTCTCGCACGTGACGGCGTACGAGGACCTCGCGCTGGACGCGGCGCTGCGCGGCGGGCGCGATCGGGTCTGCAAGGCGCTGCTGGCGCATCCGCTGGTCGGCCAGTTCGACCTGGCCGAAGGGCTGACCGACCGGCTCCTCGCCCACAACAAGGAGCACCTGCCGTGGGCATGA
- a CDS encoding glutamate ABC transporter substrate-binding protein: MAAACAMTAAVVLLPLAHATPDAGAPPVRRPAAMAAAPAAPWVLTDTCQDPEASLRPAEVDGAAIARIKAAGKLVAGVDQNSFRWGYRNQTAEGSRLDGFDIDLVKAIAKDILGDENAVIYRAIPTSQRIPALQEGRVDIVVRTMTINCKRLEDVAFSTAYFEAGQQVLAPKGSPITGYDTSLKDKRICFAAGSTAEAALKAQSYGSVPVTVANQLDCLVRLQLGEVDGIITDNALAAGQAAQDPAVQLVGSPFTREFYGVAMNKDASDLVRRVNKVLENYRAGGSDSPWMKAYLKHLQPVLPGVSAPPAPKYRDG, encoded by the coding sequence ATGGCCGCCGCCTGTGCGATGACGGCCGCGGTCGTGCTGCTGCCGCTGGCCCACGCGACGCCGGACGCGGGCGCGCCGCCGGTCCGCAGGCCCGCGGCCATGGCGGCGGCCCCGGCCGCACCGTGGGTCCTCACCGACACCTGCCAGGACCCCGAGGCCAGCCTGCGCCCGGCCGAGGTGGACGGGGCGGCCATCGCGCGGATCAAGGCTGCGGGCAAGCTCGTCGCCGGCGTGGACCAGAACAGCTTCCGCTGGGGCTACCGCAACCAGACGGCCGAGGGCAGCCGCCTGGACGGCTTCGACATCGACCTGGTCAAGGCCATCGCCAAGGACATCCTGGGCGACGAGAACGCGGTCATCTACCGGGCGATCCCCACCAGCCAGCGCATCCCTGCCCTGCAGGAGGGCCGCGTCGACATCGTCGTGCGGACCATGACCATCAACTGCAAGCGGCTGGAGGACGTCGCCTTCTCGACGGCCTACTTCGAGGCCGGGCAGCAGGTGCTGGCCCCCAAGGGCTCGCCGATCACCGGGTACGACACCTCGCTGAAGGACAAGCGGATCTGCTTCGCGGCCGGTTCCACGGCGGAGGCGGCGCTGAAGGCCCAGTCGTACGGCTCGGTGCCGGTCACCGTGGCCAACCAGCTCGACTGCCTGGTCCGGCTCCAGCTGGGCGAGGTGGACGGCATCATCACGGACAACGCCCTCGCGGCCGGCCAGGCCGCGCAGGACCCCGCGGTGCAGCTGGTGGGCTCGCCCTTCACCCGCGAGTTCTACGGGGTGGCGATGAACAAGGACGCGTCGGACCTGGTCCGCCGCGTCAACAAGGTGCTGGAGAACTACCGCGCGGGCGGCAGTGACAGCCCGTGGATGAAGGCGTACCTCAAGCACCTGCAGCCCGTGCTGCCCGGCGTGTCCGCGCCGCCCGCACCCAAGTACCGGGACGGCTGA
- a CDS encoding tetratricopeptide repeat protein: protein MSLIGTACVRPGCPGAYEDMGGGEVYCDTCGLAPIGAVAAGADELVSPPTGMTSAARGSLGSGGSRGSMGSQGSHGSARSSASARSSRSSSSRRSVSGRLSRSLPGTASTRSVSVRSSGSAASGRSRLGAGLVNVPEVPRPDPSAAVLENPEVPERKRFCSRSDCGAPVGRARGDRPGRTEGFCTKCGHPYSFVPKLNPGDVVRGQYEVAGCLAHGGLGWVYLAVDRAVADRWVVLKGLLDTGDQDAMEAAISERRFLAEIEHSNIVRIYNFVEHLDQRTGSLDGYIVMEYVGGKSLKEIANERRRPDGRRDPLPVEQACAYGIEALEALGHLHSRNLLYCDFKVDNAIQQQDQLKLIDMGAVRRMDDEESAIYGTVGYQAPEVAELGPSVASDLYTVARTLAVLTFDFQGYTNVFVDSLPDPEHIEVFRRYESFYRLLVRATDPDPGRRFASAQEMADQLTGVLREVVALQTGRPRPQLSTLFGPELRVPDTRLFADAPGTAVSLLGYRPVASRPFASRRGGGLFARGRGASVRASAAAGQPGPGGQPGGTPPGRKTRPAGRTGAHAPGGTALPGAAPAAGPGGAPGPWAQAPGAAGGSASTPPVGGSGPWAPTHLGTTPPGGTPVSGAPGGAGPLVAGGAASAWGAPLPALGSTATHVAAAPVPGPRQGPATTGTPSAPATGAGAGAGAATGAGAGAVLAPVSPPALAGAATARDTALALPVPLVDAGDPNAGFLTGLLASAPGDLLGALGAAPSDSAELRLRELRARLELGELPSAGRTLAELEALHPDDWRVVWARGIASLATGDNEIAALSFDAIYDAFPGEPAPKLALGLCAEVLGQLDNAAEYYRLVWITDPGFVSAAFGLARVQLAAGDRDGAVRTLESVPEASIHYTAARVAAVRARLRDRSPQEPLLADLGAAADQVEALRRFGLDPERQERLATEVLGSALDWVLSGSRGSDPGRTSLLGSQLDEQGLRFGLERSYRVLARLARRGEERIELVERANRFRPRTWV, encoded by the coding sequence ATGAGCCTGATCGGAACCGCGTGCGTTCGCCCCGGCTGCCCGGGGGCGTACGAGGACATGGGCGGCGGCGAGGTGTACTGCGACACCTGCGGGCTGGCGCCGATCGGCGCGGTCGCGGCGGGTGCGGACGAGCTGGTGTCGCCGCCGACGGGGATGACGAGCGCGGCCCGGGGTTCCCTGGGGTCCGGCGGGTCCCGGGGGTCGATGGGCTCGCAGGGGTCCCACGGTTCGGCACGGTCCTCGGCCTCGGCGCGCTCCTCCCGGTCCTCCTCCTCCCGGCGCTCGGTGTCGGGGCGGCTGTCGCGGTCGCTGCCGGGGACGGCGTCCACCCGGTCGGTGTCGGTGCGCAGTTCGGGCTCGGCGGCCTCGGGCCGCAGCCGGCTGGGGGCCGGGCTGGTCAACGTACCGGAGGTGCCGCGTCCGGATCCTTCGGCGGCGGTCCTGGAGAACCCGGAGGTGCCGGAGCGCAAGCGGTTCTGCTCGCGCTCGGACTGCGGGGCTCCGGTGGGCCGGGCCCGGGGGGACCGGCCGGGGCGGACGGAAGGGTTCTGCACCAAGTGCGGGCACCCCTACTCCTTCGTGCCCAAGCTGAACCCCGGCGACGTGGTGCGCGGCCAGTACGAGGTCGCGGGCTGCCTCGCGCACGGCGGACTCGGCTGGGTGTACCTGGCGGTGGACCGGGCGGTCGCGGACCGGTGGGTGGTGCTCAAGGGCCTGCTGGACACCGGGGACCAGGACGCGATGGAGGCCGCGATCTCGGAGCGGCGCTTCCTCGCGGAGATCGAGCACTCCAACATCGTGCGGATCTACAACTTCGTCGAGCACCTGGACCAGCGGACCGGTTCGCTGGACGGGTACATCGTCATGGAGTACGTCGGCGGCAAGTCGCTGAAGGAGATCGCGAACGAGCGGCGCCGGCCGGACGGGCGGCGTGACCCGCTGCCCGTGGAGCAGGCCTGCGCGTACGGCATCGAGGCGCTGGAGGCGCTCGGTCACCTGCACAGCAGAAACCTTCTGTACTGCGACTTCAAGGTCGACAACGCCATCCAGCAGCAGGACCAGCTGAAGCTGATCGACATGGGCGCGGTGCGGCGGATGGACGACGAGGAGTCGGCCATCTACGGCACGGTGGGCTATCAGGCGCCGGAGGTCGCGGAGCTGGGCCCGTCGGTCGCCTCCGACCTCTACACGGTGGCGCGGACGCTGGCCGTCCTGACCTTCGACTTCCAGGGCTACACCAACGTGTTCGTGGATTCGCTGCCGGACCCCGAGCACATCGAGGTGTTCCGGCGGTACGAGTCCTTCTACCGGCTGCTGGTCCGGGCGACCGACCCGGACCCGGGGCGGCGGTTCGCGTCCGCGCAGGAGATGGCGGACCAGCTGACGGGCGTGCTGCGGGAGGTGGTCGCGCTGCAGACGGGCCGGCCGCGGCCGCAGCTGTCGACCCTCTTCGGCCCGGAGCTGCGGGTTCCGGACACCCGGCTCTTCGCCGACGCGCCGGGGACGGCCGTGTCCCTCCTGGGCTACCGGCCGGTCGCTTCCCGGCCGTTCGCCTCCCGGCGGGGTGGCGGGCTGTTCGCGCGCGGCCGCGGCGCGTCCGTCCGGGCCTCCGCCGCGGCCGGGCAGCCCGGCCCGGGCGGACAGCCCGGCGGTACCCCGCCGGGCAGAAAGACCAGGCCGGCAGGCCGGACCGGGGCACACGCGCCTGGTGGCACGGCTCTGCCCGGGGCGGCTCCGGCCGCAGGACCGGGCGGGGCGCCCGGTCCGTGGGCGCAGGCGCCCGGGGCGGCCGGGGGCTCGGCCTCGACGCCTCCCGTCGGAGGCTCCGGACCGTGGGCGCCCACGCACCTCGGCACCACGCCTCCGGGCGGCACGCCCGTGTCCGGGGCGCCGGGAGGCGCCGGCCCGCTGGTGGCCGGTGGCGCCGCGTCGGCCTGGGGTGCGCCGTTGCCCGCGCTCGGGAGCACGGCCACGCACGTGGCGGCCGCACCGGTACCGGGCCCCCGGCAGGGGCCCGCGACCACGGGGACGCCGTCGGCTCCGGCCACGGGTGCGGGTGCGGGTGCGGGTGCGGCCACGGGTGCGGGTGCGGGTGCGGTGCTCGCCCCCGTGTCTCCGCCGGCACTCGCGGGAGCGGCCACCGCACGCGACACCGCGCTGGCCCTGCCCGTGCCGCTCGTGGACGCGGGCGACCCGAACGCCGGTTTCCTGACCGGACTGCTGGCCTCCGCGCCGGGCGACCTGCTGGGCGCCCTGGGCGCGGCGCCGTCCGACTCGGCCGAGCTGCGGCTGCGGGAGCTGCGGGCCCGGCTGGAGCTGGGCGAGCTGCCCTCGGCCGGGCGCACCCTGGCCGAGCTGGAGGCCCTGCACCCGGACGACTGGCGGGTGGTGTGGGCCCGCGGCATCGCCTCGCTGGCCACCGGCGACAACGAGATAGCGGCCCTGTCCTTCGACGCGATCTACGACGCCTTCCCCGGCGAGCCCGCACCGAAGCTGGCCCTCGGGCTGTGCGCGGAGGTGCTGGGCCAGCTGGACAACGCCGCCGAGTACTACCGCCTCGTGTGGATCACCGACCCCGGATTCGTGAGCGCGGCCTTCGGGCTCGCCCGGGTCCAGCTGGCCGCGGGCGACCGGGACGGAGCCGTGCGCACGCTGGAGTCCGTACCGGAGGCGTCGATCCACTACACCGCCGCCCGGGTGGCGGCCGTACGCGCACGTCTGCGCGACCGGTCCCCGCAGGAGCCGCTGCTGGCCGATCTGGGGGCCGCAGCCGACCAGGTGGAGGCCCTGCGGCGGTTCGGGCTGGACCCGGAACGGCAGGAACGGCTCGCGACGGAGGTTCTGGGCTCGGCCCTGGACTGGGTACTGTCGGGTAGCCGGGGTTCCGACCCCGGCCGGACCTCGCTGCTCGGCAGCCAACTGGACGAGCAGGGCCTGCGCTTCGGACTGGAGCGCTCGTACCGCGTTCTCGCACGGCTGGCGCGGCGCGGCGAGGAGAGGATCGAACTGGTGGAGCGGGCAAACCGTTTCCGTCCCCGGACGTGGGTGTGA